The stretch of DNA ccacccccgccatcagatttctgaacggattacgaacccatgaacacaacctcgctATTTTTGCCCTTTTTTGTACTAATGTATGTATAATGTATATATAGTATGTATACGTATATATACACATACGCTCTGTATATAATGACCTTGCTAATGATGGAATAGAAGTCATGATCGGATTCCATTGGAGGAGGGGGGACGTCGAAGGATCGTCTCCAAATCTTCACTTGTTTCTCCCCGTGCTTGGCCGCGGTCTCCGCCTTGTTCAGGCCGGTAAGGCCGCCGTAATGCCTCTCGTTGAGCCGCCAGCTCCTCACCACCGGGAGCCACATCTGGTCGATGCCGTCCAGCACCGCCCACAGAGTGCGGATCGCCCGCTTCAGCACCGAGGTGTAGCAGATGTCGAACTGGTAGCCGGCGTCGCTCAGAGCCCGGGCGCCCCTGGCCGCCTCCTGCGCGCCCGTCTCCGACAGGTCGGCATCGAACCAGCCGCAGAAGCGGTTCTCTTGATTCCAAGTGCTCTCGCCATGCCGGATCAACACCAGCCTGTGAGCCGCCATCTCTCCGCAGAGGATGAAAGAAGATGATCCTCTCTCTTTCCGTTAATCCTGTTTcccactcctcccccttcctaTTTATACCTCGCCGGCAGCTTTGCGTTTCCTGAACCCGCCTCCTTGCGTCTACAATATAAACCCAAACCGAGACTGCACGTAGCCGCTCAGGGTGACTTTCAGAACCCCATTTTACAGCACATAGCTGGATTGGACTATATACGCCGCACAGTCAGTTAATGACATGTACTCAGTGGCCAGATCGTTAAATACCTCTTGTACCTATTAAagtgttcgtggtcttctgcagctgttgCCCATCCACAGGGCGTGTTGTGTGTTCGGAAATGCTGTTCTGCAAACtattgtttgagttactgtcgccttcactctcagcttgaaccaatctggccgttCTCTTCCGACCCTCTCACTAAcaaaggcattttc from Hemitrygon akajei chromosome 23, sHemAka1.3, whole genome shotgun sequence encodes:
- the LOC140715173 gene encoding phosphoglycerate mutase 1, yielding MAAHRLVLIRHGESTWNQENRFCGWFDADLSETGAQEAARGARALSDAGYQFDICYTSVLKRAIRTLWAVLDGIDQMWLPVVRSWRLNERHYGGLTGLNKAETAAKHGEKQVKIWRRSFDVPPPPMESDHDFYSIISKDRRYSDLSEDQLPSCESLKDTIARALPFWEEEIVPQIKEGKRVLIAAHGNSLRGIVKHLEGMSEEAIMELNLPTGIPIVYELDKNLKPVKPMQFLGDEETVQAAMAAVAAQGKAKK